In the Magnetospira sp. QH-2 genome, one interval contains:
- a CDS encoding nucleotide pyrophosphohydrolase, which translates to MTSTHHDLTQRLIRFRDERDWGPYHSLKNLMVSLTLEASELLELSQWKSDEDLEQALTDTAFQHRLGEECADVFLYLLMICERAGLDLETVARDKIELNESKYPVHKARGNARKYNDFSD; encoded by the coding sequence ATGACCAGCACCCATCATGACCTGACGCAACGGCTGATCCGGTTCCGCGACGAACGGGACTGGGGACCGTATCATAGCTTGAAAAATTTGATGGTTTCCTTGACCTTAGAGGCCTCCGAACTCCTCGAACTGAGCCAATGGAAGAGCGACGAGGATCTGGAGCAAGCCTTGACCGACACGGCGTTCCAACACCGCCTGGGCGAGGAATGCGCCGATGTATTCCTGTACCTGCTGATGATTTGCGAACGGGCCGGATTGGACCTGGAAACAGTGGCGCGCGACAAGATTGAACTCAACGAGTCCAAGTACCCGGTCCATAAAGCGCGCGGCAATGCCCGCAAATACAACGATTTTTCCGACTAG
- a CDS encoding phosphoadenosine phosphosulfate reductase family protein, which produces MLQDIRAYAESKDAFELLECLLKEKFPGKTVVTASLKAKSVVLLKMVAEIAPDTPVVFCHAQELYEESRAYRDKLVEQLGLTNVRESHGDRGAPDAKDTDHFECLWAEDPDGGGLIHECVHLNEVLAPFDCWISAVYADSPDQNQSRQRVDLDGRLFRVDALADWAPADVQTFLLDYDIPLHPRAQGNQKSTRRDFGKSDTVYYSY; this is translated from the coding sequence GTGCTTCAGGATATCCGGGCCTATGCAGAAAGCAAGGACGCCTTTGAACTTCTGGAATGCCTGCTGAAGGAAAAATTTCCCGGCAAGACGGTAGTCACGGCCTCGCTGAAGGCCAAGAGCGTGGTGCTGTTGAAGATGGTGGCGGAAATCGCCCCCGACACGCCAGTGGTCTTTTGCCATGCCCAGGAGCTCTATGAGGAAAGCCGCGCCTATCGCGACAAGCTTGTCGAACAACTCGGTCTGACCAATGTCAGAGAAAGCCACGGCGACCGTGGCGCCCCCGATGCCAAGGACACCGACCATTTCGAATGCCTCTGGGCCGAAGACCCCGACGGCGGTGGCCTGATTCATGAATGCGTCCACCTAAATGAAGTCTTGGCGCCATTTGATTGCTGGATCAGTGCCGTCTATGCCGACAGCCCCGATCAGAACCAAAGCCGTCAGCGGGTGGATCTGGACGGTCGCCTGTTTCGCGTCGATGCCCTGGCCGATTGGGCGCCGGCGGACGTGCAGACATTCTTGCTGGATTACGACATCCCCCTGCATCCTCGCGCTCAGGGCAATCAAAAATCCACCCGCCGCGACTTCGGCAAGTCGGATACGGTTTACTACAGCTATTGA
- a CDS encoding adenylate/guanylate cyclase domain-containing protein gives MAVVTAFSITVFNQYAGRQAAMNSAHRLFVEVGERAGEHVEHLFTAVSSLARVLPTLAPEGTLRSEDIRSHPLVPGLIETLGASKNTYSAYLGNRDGDFLQMIRMREGMTFANISPPARTSYILRYIGGQEDGTRPQTWYFLDQALELIDQQQDTETTYDPRQRPWYNSAMASETPIATDAYIYNSTGKTGFTLAQRLGNRRGVMGIDITTDSLNSFLGQQKVSKTGAVFLIDDKERLIAHSSSTDTQSAALVAASEHQDAWVASVPHLRPGQQLRTVNNQDILFYQRDALTGTGRAIRVIVAAPIREFMGHLDQALVGNVLFAILAILTAIPIALWVSGLFNRTIQSIAQEAGRIHRLEIRDTELPSTRIKELEQLSNSFEIMRQGLKTFGLYVPKSLVHHILNTEVSSAVGGERQQLTAMFSDIADYTTISEGLEPEELMSMTYRYFDLLGVAIDRRQGIIDKFIGDAIMALWNAPTNDADHVANACFAALECRIGNMVYNLENDARGLPALHTRFGVHCGEAVVGNVGSSDRLNYTAIGSVINLASRLEGVNKVYGTTILVSGEVRDRIGDRFVTRPIDRVAVKGADQPMEICELIGVPWETNDINPILWAPQHLNNLLSLWDEAYGLYNRQEWTRATDGFRAILDAYPNDGPAALYLDRCQQYAKTPPAEDWDGIARMTEK, from the coding sequence ATGGCGGTCGTAACAGCGTTTTCGATCACCGTGTTTAATCAGTATGCCGGGCGCCAGGCCGCCATGAATTCCGCCCACCGGTTGTTTGTAGAAGTGGGCGAGCGGGCGGGTGAGCATGTGGAACACCTGTTTACCGCCGTCTCGTCCCTCGCCCGCGTCCTTCCGACCTTGGCCCCCGAGGGCACCCTTCGATCCGAGGATATCCGGTCACACCCCTTGGTCCCCGGACTGATCGAGACACTCGGCGCATCAAAAAATACTTACTCTGCCTATTTGGGCAACCGAGACGGTGACTTTCTTCAGATGATCCGCATGCGCGAAGGCATGACATTCGCCAACATCTCCCCGCCTGCTCGGACGAGCTATATCCTCCGCTACATCGGCGGGCAAGAAGATGGTACCCGCCCCCAGACTTGGTACTTCCTGGATCAGGCGCTTGAGCTCATTGATCAACAGCAAGACACCGAAACCACCTATGACCCTCGGCAGCGCCCTTGGTACAACAGCGCCATGGCCTCCGAGACCCCCATTGCCACGGATGCCTACATTTACAATTCAACCGGCAAAACCGGGTTTACCTTGGCCCAACGACTAGGCAATCGGCGCGGGGTCATGGGTATCGATATCACCACCGACAGCCTGAACAGCTTTCTCGGACAGCAAAAAGTTTCGAAAACCGGTGCCGTCTTCCTGATTGACGACAAAGAACGATTGATCGCTCATTCTTCTTCGACCGATACCCAAAGCGCAGCCTTGGTCGCGGCTTCCGAACATCAAGATGCCTGGGTTGCCTCGGTGCCACACCTGCGGCCCGGCCAACAACTCCGAACGGTCAATAACCAGGACATCCTATTCTATCAGCGCGATGCACTCACTGGAACGGGCCGCGCGATCCGGGTGATTGTCGCCGCCCCGATCCGCGAATTCATGGGGCATCTGGATCAGGCGTTGGTGGGCAATGTCTTGTTTGCCATTCTGGCGATTCTGACCGCCATTCCCATTGCGCTTTGGGTTTCCGGCCTCTTCAATCGAACCATCCAGAGCATCGCGCAAGAAGCCGGACGCATCCACCGCCTGGAGATCAGAGACACAGAGCTACCGAGTACCCGGATCAAGGAACTGGAGCAACTCTCCAATTCCTTCGAAATCATGCGCCAGGGACTGAAGACCTTCGGTCTATATGTGCCCAAGAGCCTCGTCCATCACATTCTCAATACCGAAGTATCTTCCGCTGTCGGTGGCGAGCGGCAGCAATTGACCGCCATGTTCTCCGACATCGCGGATTACACCACCATCTCGGAAGGCCTTGAGCCCGAAGAGTTGATGAGCATGACCTATCGCTATTTCGATCTGCTCGGGGTGGCCATTGACCGACGTCAGGGCATCATCGACAAGTTCATCGGCGACGCCATCATGGCCCTGTGGAACGCCCCGACCAATGACGCGGACCATGTGGCGAACGCCTGTTTCGCGGCCTTGGAGTGCCGCATCGGCAACATGGTCTACAATTTGGAAAACGATGCCCGCGGCCTGCCCGCGTTGCATACCCGCTTTGGCGTGCATTGCGGCGAGGCGGTGGTCGGCAACGTGGGCAGTTCAGACCGCCTCAACTACACGGCCATCGGGTCGGTCATCAATCTGGCCTCGCGGCTGGAAGGCGTAAACAAGGTCTATGGCACGACGATTTTGGTCTCTGGCGAAGTGAGAGATCGAATTGGCGACCGATTTGTGACCCGGCCTATCGATCGTGTCGCGGTCAAGGGTGCGGATCAGCCCATGGAAATCTGCGAGCTGATCGGCGTCCCTTGGGAAACCAATGACATCAATCCCATCCTATGGGCACCGCAGCACTTGAATAATTTACTGTCTCTTTGGGATGAGGCTTACGGGCTTTACAATCGGCAAGAATGGACCCGAGCCACCGACGGCTTCCGTGCGATATTGGATGCCTACCCCAACGACGGACCGGCGGCATTGTACCTGGACCGCTGCCAGCAGTATGCCAAGACCCCCCCAGCGGAAGATTGGGATGGAATCGCCCGCATGACAGAGAAATAG
- a CDS encoding NUDIX hydrolase, translated as MSNDVIPQSAVVAFRAGRDGPEVLLITSRDTGRWVLPKGNIKSGLSAAKSAAEEAFEEAGIFGKVMTPSVGRYKYSKSGGNGRVTCKVEVFLMAVNRIKNDWPEKSERKRKWMTIPKAAQMVHERKLSSLLHRVASRIEAKTQSKAA; from the coding sequence GTGTCAAACGACGTCATACCTCAGTCGGCGGTGGTTGCTTTTCGCGCCGGTCGCGATGGGCCAGAGGTCCTGCTTATTACGTCCCGGGATACCGGTCGTTGGGTGCTGCCCAAAGGTAACATTAAATCGGGGCTGAGCGCCGCCAAGTCGGCCGCCGAGGAGGCGTTCGAGGAAGCAGGTATCTTCGGCAAGGTGATGACGCCGTCGGTGGGCCGCTACAAGTATTCAAAGTCCGGTGGCAATGGGCGGGTGACCTGCAAGGTCGAGGTCTTCCTCATGGCCGTGAATCGGATAAAAAACGATTGGCCGGAAAAGTCCGAGCGCAAACGCAAATGGATGACCATCCCCAAGGCAGCGCAGATGGTCCACGAACGCAAGCTCTCGTCCCTGCTGCACCGGGTGGCGTCGCGCATCGAGGCCAAGACGCAATCCAAGGCTGCCTGA
- the sat gene encoding sulfate adenylyltransferase, which produces MSKLVPPHGGGELMPLLLPEVERATEVARAKNLKQVPMSSKETSDVLMFAMGAYTPLEGFMNKADWKGVCADMKMASGLFWPIPITLSADKALADSIGEEEEVALVEEETGLIMAIMQVSEKYEMTAEDKAFECQHVYTTTDGEHPGVQKVMGQKDVNLAGRVMVIDEGEFPSLHGDLYLRPAESRAAFAEKGWSKVAAFQTRNPMHRSHEHLAKIAVEVTDGVFIHQVLGKLKAGDIPAETRTKAIQAMIDNYFVPGTVIQAGYPIEMRYAGPREALIHALIRQNFGCSHLIVGRDHAGVGDYYGPFDAQHIFDNLWDGALVTGALKIDITFYCSKCMGMATAKTCPHDKEHHVSISGTKQREMLAAGQDIPPEFSRPEVVKILQEYYASL; this is translated from the coding sequence ATGTCCAAATTGGTCCCGCCGCACGGCGGTGGAGAACTCATGCCGCTTCTGTTGCCGGAAGTGGAACGTGCCACGGAAGTCGCGCGTGCCAAGAACCTGAAACAGGTTCCCATGAGCAGCAAGGAAACGTCCGACGTCTTGATGTTTGCCATGGGCGCCTACACGCCACTCGAAGGCTTTATGAACAAGGCCGACTGGAAGGGCGTCTGCGCCGATATGAAGATGGCGAGCGGTCTGTTCTGGCCGATCCCGATCACCCTTTCCGCCGACAAGGCCCTGGCCGATAGCATCGGCGAGGAAGAGGAAGTGGCGCTGGTCGAAGAAGAGACCGGTCTGATCATGGCGATTATGCAGGTCTCTGAGAAATACGAGATGACGGCCGAAGACAAGGCCTTTGAATGCCAGCACGTCTATACCACCACCGATGGTGAACACCCGGGTGTGCAGAAAGTCATGGGTCAAAAGGACGTCAATCTGGCCGGTCGCGTGATGGTCATCGACGAGGGCGAGTTCCCGTCCCTCCATGGCGATCTTTACCTGCGCCCTGCTGAATCCCGTGCCGCCTTCGCCGAGAAGGGCTGGTCCAAGGTTGCGGCTTTCCAGACCCGTAACCCGATGCACCGGTCGCACGAACATCTGGCCAAGATCGCCGTGGAAGTCACCGATGGTGTGTTCATCCATCAGGTGTTGGGCAAGCTGAAAGCGGGCGATATTCCCGCCGAGACGCGCACCAAAGCCATCCAGGCGATGATCGACAACTACTTTGTGCCGGGCACCGTGATCCAAGCGGGCTATCCCATCGAGATGCGCTATGCCGGTCCGCGCGAAGCGCTGATTCATGCGTTGATCCGTCAGAATTTTGGCTGTTCACACCTGATTGTCGGTCGCGACCATGCCGGTGTCGGCGACTATTATGGTCCGTTCGATGCTCAGCATATCTTCGACAACCTGTGGGACGGCGCCCTGGTCACCGGGGCTCTGAAGATCGACATTACTTTCTACTGCAGCAAGTGCATGGGCATGGCCACGGCCAAGACCTGCCCCCATGACAAGGAACACCATGTGTCCATTTCCGGTACCAAGCAGCGTGAAATGCTGGCCGCCGGTCAGGACATTCCGCCGGAATTCTCGCGGCCGGAAGTGGTCAAGATCCTGCAAGAGTATTACGCCAGCCTGTAA
- a CDS encoding EAL domain-containing protein, which translates to MNTPPIRVLLVEDNLGDARLVEILVQESEARRDSIQFIHVDSLAAALKTLADDTFDVVLLDLSLPDSHGQGTLEKVLSQAPDLPIVVLTGTNNDAFAMAAMQKGAQDFLVKGDGDGRLIARSLRYAIERQRADRAMRDSEARASAAESRLIGAVNSVAEALVLWDADDKLVMCNENYRLFFPNAAAVLDSDVTFSDVIRAQAEVRRYESDQAKTEWIEKRIRRHLACDERFQQQLPDGRWVQISEHRTPDGGTVGIYSDITESKNTQEHLNRIASEQEAVLQNASVGIARLVGERVEWANARFGFLFGLGAASPSGLSIADLFYSPSDYAAMNRDAAPIHAENRTYRAELKLRRKDGTLFWCRFTSRAVAPQDPSQGAILIFEDVEERVQAEQAVKASERLYRTVIDTAVDGYWRFTPDGMTEEINKALGGMLGRNREDIVGRSIADFVEPDNKAILESHLNYLIQNRQASFELALRHLDGRTVYTRISATSLVDDPKTPTSFFAFVTDITDRIQAEEILRLSAAVFENSADAIMITDANNHIKAVNPAFTRITHWPAEEVIGKDPAILNSGRHGSTFFNEMLEELSKSGHWEGEIWNQRKDGEEFAGWLSIAAIRDDQGTMVEYVALFSDITKRKEAEEVIRRQANYDALTQLPNRTLFLERLRSGLVQAKRAERRIGLMFIDLDRFKWVNDTLGHAAGDQLLQQAAERLTGCIRESDTVARLGGDEFTVILSQVAHTRDVERVASKILDRLASMFLIDDTDVFISGSIGITVFPDDGDDVETLLKNADSAMYRAKEGGRNAFRFFTGEIDEKVRIRLEMENDLRHALGAGELSVVYQPIIDLASDRISGAEALLRWAHPEKGPMNPGDFIPLAEETGLITQIGEWVLWTACTQVKTWQEAGLPIGRVSVNISSKQCRQDNFEERVNQILDRTGLAPEFLTLEITETVILEDSSGSANVLNNLHDQGLHLSIDDFGTGYSSLSYLKRYPFDVVKIDRSFIDEVASDAADAALVEAIITMAHGLDLTVVAEGAERQETVDFLKARDCDYIQGYFFSRPLPPADFEAFVEDWAGQNS; encoded by the coding sequence ATGAACACACCGCCCATACGGGTCTTATTGGTCGAGGACAATCTCGGCGACGCCCGCCTTGTGGAGATCCTGGTTCAGGAATCCGAGGCCAGACGGGACAGCATACAATTCATCCATGTTGATAGTCTGGCAGCGGCCCTCAAAACCTTGGCCGATGACACTTTCGATGTGGTACTGCTCGACCTGTCGCTGCCCGATTCCCATGGCCAAGGCACATTGGAAAAGGTTCTGTCCCAAGCGCCTGATCTGCCCATTGTCGTCTTGACGGGTACCAACAATGATGCCTTTGCCATGGCCGCGATGCAGAAAGGCGCGCAGGATTTTCTGGTCAAAGGAGACGGCGACGGCCGCCTGATCGCTCGGTCGTTGCGTTATGCCATAGAACGCCAACGGGCCGACCGGGCCATGCGGGACAGTGAAGCCCGGGCATCGGCGGCGGAATCCCGGCTCATCGGCGCGGTCAACAGCGTTGCCGAGGCCTTGGTGTTGTGGGATGCGGATGACAAGCTGGTCATGTGCAACGAGAACTACCGTTTGTTCTTTCCAAACGCTGCGGCTGTCTTGGATTCGGATGTCACGTTTTCCGATGTGATCCGCGCCCAGGCTGAAGTTCGGCGCTATGAAAGCGATCAGGCCAAGACGGAATGGATTGAAAAAAGAATTCGCCGCCATCTGGCCTGCGATGAACGGTTCCAACAACAGTTACCCGACGGGCGCTGGGTGCAGATCAGTGAGCACCGCACCCCCGACGGCGGTACCGTCGGCATCTATTCCGATATCACCGAGTCCAAGAATACCCAGGAGCACCTGAACCGGATCGCCTCGGAACAAGAGGCGGTGTTGCAAAACGCCTCTGTCGGCATCGCCCGATTGGTCGGTGAGCGTGTGGAATGGGCCAATGCCAGGTTCGGTTTTCTGTTCGGATTGGGGGCGGCATCGCCCAGCGGCCTGTCCATCGCCGATCTATTTTACTCCCCGTCCGACTATGCGGCCATGAACCGAGATGCGGCACCAATCCATGCCGAAAACAGGACCTACCGGGCGGAACTAAAGCTACGTCGCAAGGATGGCACTCTGTTTTGGTGCCGGTTCACCAGCCGGGCCGTGGCACCACAAGATCCCTCCCAAGGCGCCATTCTGATTTTCGAAGACGTGGAAGAGCGCGTTCAGGCGGAACAGGCGGTCAAGGCCAGCGAGCGCCTTTACAGAACCGTCATCGATACGGCTGTCGATGGCTATTGGCGCTTCACGCCCGATGGCATGACCGAAGAAATCAATAAGGCTCTGGGCGGCATGTTGGGGCGCAACCGGGAGGATATTGTCGGCCGTTCCATTGCCGACTTTGTCGAGCCCGACAATAAAGCCATCTTGGAATCCCACCTGAACTACCTGATCCAGAACCGGCAGGCCAGCTTCGAGCTCGCCTTGCGCCATTTGGACGGCCGCACGGTATATACCCGGATCAGCGCCACATCCTTGGTCGATGATCCCAAGACGCCAACTTCCTTCTTCGCCTTTGTCACCGATATCACCGACCGGATACAGGCCGAGGAAATCCTGCGCTTGTCTGCGGCGGTGTTCGAGAATTCCGCCGATGCGATCATGATCACGGACGCCAACAATCACATCAAAGCTGTCAATCCGGCCTTTACCCGTATCACCCATTGGCCTGCTGAAGAGGTCATAGGCAAGGACCCTGCCATTCTCAATTCGGGGCGACATGGGTCCACCTTTTTCAACGAGATGTTGGAAGAACTGTCGAAATCCGGCCATTGGGAAGGAGAAATCTGGAATCAGCGCAAGGATGGCGAGGAGTTTGCCGGTTGGCTGTCCATCGCCGCCATCCGCGACGATCAAGGCACCATGGTCGAATATGTGGCGCTGTTCAGCGATATCACCAAGCGCAAGGAGGCGGAAGAGGTCATCCGTCGACAGGCTAACTACGACGCCCTCACCCAACTGCCCAACCGCACCTTGTTCCTGGAGCGGTTACGCTCCGGATTGGTTCAGGCCAAGCGCGCCGAACGACGGATCGGCTTGATGTTCATCGATCTGGATCGGTTCAAGTGGGTCAATGATACCTTGGGCCACGCGGCCGGTGATCAGTTGCTGCAACAGGCCGCGGAGCGCCTGACCGGCTGCATCCGGGAATCCGATACGGTGGCCCGACTGGGCGGCGACGAATTCACCGTGATCCTGTCACAGGTTGCTCATACCCGTGATGTGGAAAGGGTGGCCAGCAAGATCCTTGATCGATTGGCCAGTATGTTCCTGATCGACGATACCGACGTATTCATCTCCGGCAGCATCGGCATCACCGTCTTCCCGGACGACGGCGACGATGTGGAAACGCTCCTCAAGAATGCCGATTCAGCCATGTACCGGGCCAAGGAAGGCGGACGCAATGCCTTCCGCTTCTTCACCGGTGAAATCGACGAAAAAGTCCGTATCCGGCTAGAAATGGAAAACGATCTGCGCCATGCCCTGGGGGCCGGAGAGTTGTCGGTGGTCTATCAGCCGATCATTGATCTGGCGAGTGATCGCATCTCCGGGGCGGAAGCCCTGCTGCGCTGGGCGCATCCGGAAAAGGGCCCGATGAACCCGGGCGATTTCATCCCTTTGGCCGAGGAAACGGGACTCATCACGCAAATCGGCGAATGGGTGCTCTGGACCGCTTGCACACAGGTCAAGACCTGGCAGGAGGCTGGTTTGCCCATCGGCCGCGTTTCGGTCAATATCTCATCGAAGCAGTGCCGACAGGATAACTTTGAAGAGCGGGTCAACCAAATCCTCGACCGCACCGGCCTGGCCCCGGAATTCCTCACCCTGGAAATCACGGAAACGGTCATCCTGGAGGATTCAAGCGGCAGTGCCAACGTGCTCAACAACCTGCATGATCAAGGACTGCACCTGTCCATCGATGACTTCGGTACCGGCTATTCTTCGCTGAGCTACCTCAAACGCTATCCGTTTGACGTGGTGAAAATCGACCGTAGCTTCATCGACGAGGTGGCCAGCGATGCCGCCGATGCGGCGCTGGTGGAAGCCATCATCACCATGGCTCACGGGCTGGATCTGACTGTCGTCGCCGAGGGCGCCGAGCGCCAGGAAACGGTCGATTTCCTGAAAGCCCGGGACTGCGATTACATCCAGGGCTATTTCTTTAGCCGGCCGCTTCCGCCTGCGGATTTCGAGGCTTTTGTCGAAGATTGGGCTGGTCAGAACAGCTGA